One Gossypium hirsutum isolate 1008001.06 chromosome A11, Gossypium_hirsutum_v2.1, whole genome shotgun sequence genomic window carries:
- the LOC121209556 gene encoding delta-1-pyrroline-5-carboxylate synthase isoform X1 translates to MDPIRAFLIDVKRLIVKVGTAVVTRHDGRLAVGRLGALCEQLKELNSQGYEVVLVTSGAVGLGRQRLRYRKLVNSSLADLQNPQVELDGKACAAVGQNSLMALYDTLFSQLDVTSSQHLVTDSDFRNDSFREQLSETVKSLLALKVIPVFNENDAVSTRRAPYEDSSGIFWDNDSLAGLLAMEVKADLLVLLSDVEGLYSGPPSDPNSKPIHTYIKEKHQAEITFGDKSRLGRGGMTAKVDAAVCAASSGIPVVITSGYATDNIIKLLQGKPVGTLFHKDAHLWTSVNEVDAREMAVAARECSRRLQAMSSEDRRKLLLDVADALEANESLIMAENEADVAAAKADGYEKALISRLALKPGKIAALAKSIRVLADMEEPIGHIVKRTDFADGLILEKTSCPLCVLLIVFESRPDAFVQIASLAIRTGNGLLLKGGKEARRSNAILHKIITSAIPDNVGDKLIGLVASREDIPDLLKLDDVIDLVIPRGSNSLVSQINNSTKIPVLGHADRVCHVYVDKSANPDMAKKIVRDAKIDYPAACNTMETLLLHQDLSNNDLLKELLAELRREGVTLYGGPRASSLLNLPRAQSLHCEYSSHACTVEFVDDVGAAIDHIHQHGISHTDCIVTEDREVAEMFLHRVDSAAVFHNANTRFCDGARFGLGAEVGVSTSRVHARGPVGVEGLLTTRWILRGSGQVVDGDKGVTYSHKDLPLQTQI, encoded by the exons ATGGATCCTATCCGAGCTTTTTTGATCGATGTCAAGCGTCTCATTGTTAAG gTGGGAACAGCCGTGGTGACTCGACACGATGGAAGATTAGCAGTGGGGAGGCTTGGGGCTTTATGTGAACag CTTAAGGAACTAAACTCTCAAGGCTATGAAGTAGTTTTAGTCACTTCAGGTGCTGTTGGTCTTGGTCGTCAAAGGCTTAGATACAGGAAACTGGTCAATAGCAG TTTGGCTGACCTTCAAAACCCACAAGTTGAACTTGACGGCAAAGCTTGTGCTGCTGTTGGCCAAAATAGTTTAATGGCTCTTTATGACACCTTGTTTAGCCAG CTTGATGTTACTTCTTCACAACATCTTGTAACAGATAGTGACTTTAGGAATGATAGTTTCAGAGAACAACTCTCTGAAACAGTGAAATCTTTATTAGCTTTGAAAGTTATTcctgttttcaatgaaaatgatGCAGTCAGCACTCGTCGAGCACCTTACGAG GATTCTTCTGGGATATTCTGGGATAATGACAGTCTAGCAGGTCTATTAGCTATGGAAGTAAAAGCTGATCTCCTTGTTTTGTTGAGTGATGTGGAGGGTCTTTATAGTGGACCACCTAGTGATCCGAACTCAAAACCGATCcatacatatataaaagaaaaacatcaaGCAGAAATAACATTTGGTGACAAGTCCAGGCTAGGTAGAGGAGGTATGACCGCAAAGGTTGATGCGGCCGTTTGTGCTGCTTCTTCTGGTATCCCTGTTGTTATTACTAG TGGCTATGCCACTGATAACATTATAAAGCTACTTCAAGGAAAGCCTGTTGGTACCCTATTTCATAAAGATGCACACTTATGGACTTCGGTTAATGAAGTTGATGCACGTGAAATGGCGGTTGCAGCACGAGAATGTTCTAGACGGCTACAG GCAATGAGCTCTGAAGATAGGAGGAAACTTTTGCTGGATGTAGCTGATGCTCTGGAGGCCAACGAAAGTTTGATCATGGCTGAAAACGAAGCTGATGTTGCTGCTGCCAAGGCTGATGGATACGAGAAGGCACTAATATCTCGTTTGGCCTTGAAGCCTGGAAAG ATTGCAGCTCTTGCAAAATCTATTCGTGTACTTGCTGACATGGAAGAGCCTATTGGTCATATTGTAAAGAGAACAGAC TTTGCAGATGGACTCATCTTGGAGAAAACATCTTGTCCTCTCTGTGTCCTGCTGATTGTTTTCGAGTCTCGACCGGATGCCTTTGTTCAG ATAGCTTCACTAGCCATTCGAACTGGTAACGGGCTACTTCTTAAAGGTGGCAAAGAAGCTAGGCGATCAAATGCAATCCTACACAAG ATCATTACTTCTGCCATCCCAGACAACGTTGGAGACAAACTTATCGGACTCGTCGCTTCAAGAGAGGATATCCCAGATTTGCTTAAG CTTGATGATGTGATAGATCTTGTGATCCCAAGAGGTAGCAATAGTCTTGTTTCTCAAATTAATAATTCAACAAAAATTCCTGTTCTTGGTCATGCCG ATAGAGTTTGTCATGTTTATGTTGACAAGTCAGCTAACCCGGATATGGCCAAAAAAATTGTTCGGGACGCAAAGATAGACTACCCAGCAGCATGTAACACAATG GAAACACTTCTATTACACCAGGATTTGTCAAATAATGATTTGCTCAAGGAGCTTCTTGCGGAACTCCGACGTGAAG GGGTTACCCTTTATGGTGGACCAAGAGCAAGTTCCTTGTTAAACCTTCCCAGGGCACAATCGTTACATTGTGAGTACAGTTCACATGCGTGCACAGTTGAATTCGTGGATGATGTGGGGGCTGCTATTGACCATATACATCAGCATGGaat TTCTCACACCGACTGTATTGTCACTGAAGATCGCGAAGTTGCTGAAATGTTTTTGCACAGAGTAGACAG TGCTGCAGTATTTCATAATGCAAACACACGGTTTTGTGATGGAGCACGATTCGGACTTGGTGCCGAG GTTGGTGTAAGTACAAGCAGGGTTCATGCCCGAGGTCCAGTCGGAGTTGAAGGATTGTTAACAACTCGATG GATTTTGAGAGGGAGTGGACAGGTAGTGGATGGTGACAAAGGGGTTACTTACAGTCACAAGGATCTTCCCCTGCAAACACAAATATAA
- the LOC121209559 gene encoding putative lipid-transfer protein DIR1 — MASATKFICLVGLVVLVSFVRLQNVDAAGECGKSSPDNEAMKMIPCAEAAQDENAPVSATCCTQVRQIGHNPSCLCAVMLSSTAKSSGIKPEIAITIPKRCNIANRPIGYKCGAYTLP; from the exons ATGGCATCTGCAACGAAATTCATTTGTCTTGTAGGATTGGTTGTGCTTGTAAGCTTTGTGCGGCTACAAAACGTTGATGCAGCAGGGGAATGTGGGAAATCATCACCTGATAATGAAGCAATGAAAATGATCCCGTGTGCTGAAGCAGCACAAGACGAGAATGCTCCGGTTTCTGCCACATGTTGCACCCAAGTGAGGCAAATCGGCCACAATCCAAGCTGCCTCTGTGCTGTTATGCTCTCGAGCACCGCTAAATCGTCCGGAATCAAGCCAGAAATTGCCATAACAATCCCTAAACGATGCAACATAGCCAACCGTCCGATCGGATACAAGTGTGGAG CTTACACACTTCCTTGA
- the LOC121209558 gene encoding uncharacterized protein, with product MEGNKKVGSSSSSSSSSLASELFGSKDPPSSSTGIFGSIFAPPSKVLGRESLRHDLITKRYDSPKEPWNTTKPGPYGNSSKGHEGENQNMGNRNIYEEQRVEPCHLSSSIYYGGQDVCFDPKSREDSELNSVFNKDLVEDDPGFASRGNWWQGSLYY from the exons ATGGAAGGAAATAAAAAAGTGgggtcttcttcttcttcttcttcttcttctttagctTCAGAGCTATTTGGTTCAAAAGACCCACCTTCTTCTTCTACTGGGATTTTTGGCTCTATTTTTGCTCCTCCATCtaag GTATTAGGTAGGGAGTCACTGCGTCATGACCTTATTACCAAAAGGTACGATTCACCCAAAGAGCCATGGAACACAACAAAGCCAGGTCCCTATG GTAATTCTTCCAAAGGACATGAAGGTGAAAATCAGAACATGGGAAATAGAAACATTTATGAGGAACAACGAGTTGAACCCTGTCATTTAAGTTCATCGATTTACTACGGTGGCCAAGATGTATGCTTTGATCCCAAGAGTAGAGAGGACTCGGAATTGAACTCCGTG TTTAACAAGGATCTTGTAGAAGATGATCCAGGGTTTGCATCAAGAGGAAATTGGTGGCAAG GTTCTCTATATTACTAA
- the LOC121209556 gene encoding delta-1-pyrroline-5-carboxylate synthase isoform X2 has product MALYDTLFSQLDVTSSQHLVTDSDFRNDSFREQLSETVKSLLALKVIPVFNENDAVSTRRAPYEDSSGIFWDNDSLAGLLAMEVKADLLVLLSDVEGLYSGPPSDPNSKPIHTYIKEKHQAEITFGDKSRLGRGGMTAKVDAAVCAASSGIPVVITSGYATDNIIKLLQGKPVGTLFHKDAHLWTSVNEVDAREMAVAARECSRRLQAMSSEDRRKLLLDVADALEANESLIMAENEADVAAAKADGYEKALISRLALKPGKIAALAKSIRVLADMEEPIGHIVKRTDFADGLILEKTSCPLCVLLIVFESRPDAFVQIASLAIRTGNGLLLKGGKEARRSNAILHKIITSAIPDNVGDKLIGLVASREDIPDLLKLDDVIDLVIPRGSNSLVSQINNSTKIPVLGHADRVCHVYVDKSANPDMAKKIVRDAKIDYPAACNTMETLLLHQDLSNNDLLKELLAELRREGVTLYGGPRASSLLNLPRAQSLHCEYSSHACTVEFVDDVGAAIDHIHQHGISHTDCIVTEDREVAEMFLHRVDSAAVFHNANTRFCDGARFGLGAEVGVSTSRVHARGPVGVEGLLTTRWILRGSGQVVDGDKGVTYSHKDLPLQTQI; this is encoded by the exons ATGGCTCTTTATGACACCTTGTTTAGCCAG CTTGATGTTACTTCTTCACAACATCTTGTAACAGATAGTGACTTTAGGAATGATAGTTTCAGAGAACAACTCTCTGAAACAGTGAAATCTTTATTAGCTTTGAAAGTTATTcctgttttcaatgaaaatgatGCAGTCAGCACTCGTCGAGCACCTTACGAG GATTCTTCTGGGATATTCTGGGATAATGACAGTCTAGCAGGTCTATTAGCTATGGAAGTAAAAGCTGATCTCCTTGTTTTGTTGAGTGATGTGGAGGGTCTTTATAGTGGACCACCTAGTGATCCGAACTCAAAACCGATCcatacatatataaaagaaaaacatcaaGCAGAAATAACATTTGGTGACAAGTCCAGGCTAGGTAGAGGAGGTATGACCGCAAAGGTTGATGCGGCCGTTTGTGCTGCTTCTTCTGGTATCCCTGTTGTTATTACTAG TGGCTATGCCACTGATAACATTATAAAGCTACTTCAAGGAAAGCCTGTTGGTACCCTATTTCATAAAGATGCACACTTATGGACTTCGGTTAATGAAGTTGATGCACGTGAAATGGCGGTTGCAGCACGAGAATGTTCTAGACGGCTACAG GCAATGAGCTCTGAAGATAGGAGGAAACTTTTGCTGGATGTAGCTGATGCTCTGGAGGCCAACGAAAGTTTGATCATGGCTGAAAACGAAGCTGATGTTGCTGCTGCCAAGGCTGATGGATACGAGAAGGCACTAATATCTCGTTTGGCCTTGAAGCCTGGAAAG ATTGCAGCTCTTGCAAAATCTATTCGTGTACTTGCTGACATGGAAGAGCCTATTGGTCATATTGTAAAGAGAACAGAC TTTGCAGATGGACTCATCTTGGAGAAAACATCTTGTCCTCTCTGTGTCCTGCTGATTGTTTTCGAGTCTCGACCGGATGCCTTTGTTCAG ATAGCTTCACTAGCCATTCGAACTGGTAACGGGCTACTTCTTAAAGGTGGCAAAGAAGCTAGGCGATCAAATGCAATCCTACACAAG ATCATTACTTCTGCCATCCCAGACAACGTTGGAGACAAACTTATCGGACTCGTCGCTTCAAGAGAGGATATCCCAGATTTGCTTAAG CTTGATGATGTGATAGATCTTGTGATCCCAAGAGGTAGCAATAGTCTTGTTTCTCAAATTAATAATTCAACAAAAATTCCTGTTCTTGGTCATGCCG ATAGAGTTTGTCATGTTTATGTTGACAAGTCAGCTAACCCGGATATGGCCAAAAAAATTGTTCGGGACGCAAAGATAGACTACCCAGCAGCATGTAACACAATG GAAACACTTCTATTACACCAGGATTTGTCAAATAATGATTTGCTCAAGGAGCTTCTTGCGGAACTCCGACGTGAAG GGGTTACCCTTTATGGTGGACCAAGAGCAAGTTCCTTGTTAAACCTTCCCAGGGCACAATCGTTACATTGTGAGTACAGTTCACATGCGTGCACAGTTGAATTCGTGGATGATGTGGGGGCTGCTATTGACCATATACATCAGCATGGaat TTCTCACACCGACTGTATTGTCACTGAAGATCGCGAAGTTGCTGAAATGTTTTTGCACAGAGTAGACAG TGCTGCAGTATTTCATAATGCAAACACACGGTTTTGTGATGGAGCACGATTCGGACTTGGTGCCGAG GTTGGTGTAAGTACAAGCAGGGTTCATGCCCGAGGTCCAGTCGGAGTTGAAGGATTGTTAACAACTCGATG GATTTTGAGAGGGAGTGGACAGGTAGTGGATGGTGACAAAGGGGTTACTTACAGTCACAAGGATCTTCCCCTGCAAACACAAATATAA